In the Methanomicrobia archaeon genome, one interval contains:
- a CDS encoding pyridoxamine 5'-phosphate oxidase: MEHMAERKESHFARVAKREEELRATGEEVKITEEMEAVIAKAGGWAIATVSDQGVPNVVPMAFAKVLSKNQLMMVDIFLNKTRANILMNPRIAVSVWDDATSKGYQFKGKAHFEDSGPIFNTAIAMVKARTDKLKPKAALVVDVQEIFVTSSGPDAGKRVAGAPGW, from the coding sequence ATGGAACATATGGCAGAGAGGAAGGAATCTCATTTCGCGCGCGTGGCGAAGCGTGAGGAAGAATTGAGGGCAACGGGCGAAGAGGTGAAGATTACGGAAGAGATGGAGGCGGTCATCGCGAAAGCGGGCGGCTGGGCGATCGCCACGGTCTCTGATCAGGGCGTCCCCAACGTCGTGCCTATGGCCTTCGCGAAGGTGCTCTCGAAGAACCAGCTCATGATGGTCGACATTTTCCTGAATAAGACCCGAGCGAACATTCTGATGAACCCCCGCATCGCGGTTTCCGTCTGGGATGATGCAACCAGTAAGGGCTACCAGTTCAAGGGCAAAGCGCATTTTGAGGACTCCGGACCGATCTTCAACACTGCGATCGCCATGGTGAAGGCGAGGACAGACAAGCTCAAGCCGAAGGCCGCGTTGGTCGTTGATGTCCAGGAGATCTTCGTCACGTCTTCGGGCCCTGATGCGGGCAAACGGGTGGCCGGTGCGCCTGGCTGGTGA